The Solanum lycopersicum chromosome 6, SLM_r2.1 genome has a window encoding:
- the LOC104648036 gene encoding uncharacterized protein yields MQGTSELSQSPSLARTNLKEIASGDDVEEEFVAENEIDSEFSFNDNDNHENQVHIPDHDDEDDFEFAFVTEGSNQFSPISADEIFYNGQIRPIFNRDLSLTDNNSEKVSTPKKTKSNRVSLRKLFNEDCAIASSSSSSSEAAELQGIAPGTYCLWKPKLAEESPSDQLRKKSNSTGSSSKRWKLRDFTHRSNSEGKDTFVFLTTPFKKREEKTEITRTDSGIITGKVPAVEDFPALRCSISGKDKRKSYLPYRQDLLSFLGNVNGLNRNLQHF; encoded by the coding sequence ATGCAAGGGACTTCAGAACTATCTCAGTCTCCGAGTTTAGCTCGTACAAATCTCAAAGAAATTGCTTCAGGAGATGATGTAGAAGAAGAATTCGTAGCTGAAAATGAAATTGATTCTGAATTTTCCTTTAATGATAATGACAACCATGAAAATCAAGTACATATACCTGATCATGATGATGAAGACGATTTTGAATTTGCTTTTGTGACGGAAGGATCGAATCAATTTTCGCCTATTTCAGCTGATGAAATCTTCTACAACGGTCAGATCCGCCCAATTTTCAACAGAGATTTATCGTTAACCGATAATAATTCGGAGAAGGTTTCGACTCCGAAGAAGACGAAGTCAAATCGAGTTTCGTTAAGGAAGCTTTTTAACGAAGATTGTGCTATtgcgtcgtcgtcgtcgtcttCGTCGGAAGCCGCAGAGTTACAAGGAATTGCTCCGGGAACGTACTGCTTGTGGAAGCCGAAATTGGCGGAAGAGTCTCCATCTGATCAATTGCGTAAGAAGAGTAACTCCACTGGCTCCTCTTCTAAGCGGTGGAAGTTACGTGACTTCACTCACCGGAGTAACAGTGAGGGTAAAGATACATTCGTGTTTTTGACAACTCCGttcaaaaaaagagaagagaaaacaGAGATTACGAGAACCGACTCTGGAATAATCACCGGAAAAGTTCCCGCCGTTGAAGATTTTCCGGCGTTGCGTTGCTCGATAAGCGGAAAAGATAAACGGAAGTCCTATTTACCATACAGGCAAGATTTACTAAGCTTTCTGGGTAATGTGAATGGGCTAAATCGAAATTTACAGCATTTCTGA